From one Homalodisca vitripennis isolate AUS2020 unplaced genomic scaffold, UT_GWSS_2.1 ScUCBcl_640;HRSCAF=3096, whole genome shotgun sequence genomic stretch:
- the LOC124370892 gene encoding uncharacterized protein LOC124370892: MVLKKLICFCLVVAMVRSDMTEKVSSFIETSPTTSNSVTQNLEQLKKDGANPQMNGISPRSSGSLFGLGIGGNLLGVHAGAGIGHGRGGYGDMGQGFVGKPAGSQYPQHPQYPQQPMYPQLPMYPQQPMYPQPPMYPQHPQYPYSSYMQPQPYYVPAAQ; this comes from the exons ATGGTGTTGAAGAAACTCATCTGTTTCTGCCTGGTAGTAGCGATGGTTCGCAGTGACATGacg GAAAAGGTCTCCAGCTTCATAGAAACATCTCCCACAACATCCAACAGCGTGACCCAAAATTTAGAACAACTAAAGAAAGATGGAGCAAACCCACAGATGAATGGAATTTCTCCTCGTTCCTCGGGCTCTCTTTTCGGACTCGGGATCGGTGGAAATCTGCTAGGAGTGCACGCAGGTGCAGGTATAGGCCATGGCCGTGGAGGCTATGGTGATATGGGCCAGGGGTTTGTTGGCAAACCTGCGGGAAGTCAATATCCACAACATCCACAGTATCCACAACAACCCATGTATCCACAACTCCCCATGTATCCACAACAACCCATGTATCCACAACCCCCCATGTATCCACAACATCCACAATATCCATACTCTTCGTATATGCAGCCACAACCTTACTATGTCCCAGCAGCTCAGTGA